CACTTTATTCATTCTGTTGATTGCTGCATTGCTTCTTGTTTATGGTTATTTTATCCAACATCATCCGTTTGCCGAATTGTTTATGGTCGTGGTCAGTTTATCAGTTGCAGCTATCCCTGAAGGTCTTCCTGCCGTTCTTTCAATCACTCTGGCCATTGGGGTACAGACGATGGCGCAACGGCATACCATTGTGCGTCGATTACCCGCCATCGAAACCTTAGGCTCCGTATCGGTTATCTGTACTGATAAAACGGGTACCCTGACTCTGAACGAGATGACAGTCTCTTCTGTCCTCACCAGTAATCATCTATTTATTTTGGATGGCATCGGTTATGAGCCTCAAGGAACAATTACGTTAAATGAACAATTAATTGATAACAATGAATATCCTTTGCTTAAGAAACTCGCACGTGCCGCCATACTTTGTAATAATGCCACGCTTCATAACCAGGAAGGCAACTGGACTGTAGAAGGCGACCCCATGGAGGGCGCCCTACTTGCATTTGCCGGTAAAACAGGACTGGCTATGCGAGAAGAAAACGCCTTGTGGGTACGTACCGACGTGATTCCTTTCGATGCAAGACATCGGTTCATGGCCACTTTAAACCACGATCATTTGAAGCACGCGATGATCTTTGTTAAAGGTGCCCCTGAGCAAATTTTGAAGATGTGTCAAAATCAACAAATCAATCAGGGAGAAGTACAGCCTTTAAATGACCCTTATTGGAAGCGACAAATGGAACAGGTTGCTGCAAGAGGACAGAGATTACTAGCCTTTGCGGTAAAAAAAACAAAGCCAGAACACACCGTGTTGGAATTTGCCAATATTAAGGATGGTTTGACATTACTTGGAATGGTTGGGTTAATTGATCCTCCAAGACCTGAAGCCATTGAAGCTGTGGCACAATGTCATACAGCAGGCATTCGGGTCAAAATGATTACAGGAGATCATGCCAGCACAGCATTAGCCATTGGTCGCCAAATAGGACTTAAAAACCTGGATAAAGTATTAACAGGCATTGATTTGGATAAAATGAATGATGCGATACTTAAGAATGCTGTGTTGGAGACAGACATTTTTGCCCGAACCAGCCCAGAGCATAAACTAAGGCTGGTGATGGCATTGCAATCGCACGGGATGACTGTGGCCATGACCGGTGATGGAGTGAATGACGCTCCCGCGTTAAAACGAGCAGACGCAGGAATTGCCATGGGCAAAAAAGGCAGCGAAGTAGCCAAGGAAGCTGCGGAATTTGTACTGGTGGATGACAATTTTGCCTCGATTGTGGCTGCCGTTCGTGAGGGGCGTACCGTCTATGACAACCTCAAAAAGGTCATCAGTTGGACTTTACCTACCAACGCAGGTCAGACAATGACCGTTATCTTAGCTTTACTTTTGGGACTCAGTTTGCCAGTGACACCGATTCAGATTTTATGGATTAACTTAATTACCGCAGTCACTTTAGGGATTGCGCTGGCTTTTGAACCAACGGAAGAAGGCACCATGCATCGTCCACCGCGTCCTCGAAATGAACCTCTGCTAACCAGCAGTTTAGTATGGCACATTATTCTGGTTTCCATTCTATTCATTTGGGGGATTTTTGGACTCTATTTCTATGCACTCGATCGCGGCTACTCGATTGAACTGGCTCGCACAATCGCTTTGAATACTTTAGTGGTACTTGAAATTTTTCATCTGTTTTATATTCGCAATATTTATACTACCTCGCTCACATGGAAAGCAGTTCAGGGGACAAAAGTAGTTTGGATAGCGATCATAGTGGTTACTGTAGCACAGTTTGCAATCACCTATTTCCCTCCTTTACAAACAATATTTGTTACCGAAAGTGTTCCATTTTGGGATGGAGTATTAATCGTTCTAACTGGAGCTACATTTTTCGCTGTGATTGAAATTGAAAAACAGCTTCGTTTGAGATTAAGTGTTATAAGCCCTCCAAGTGCACGAGAAAATACTCATTATAGTGATAAACTCCTGTGATGCTTGGTCATAAATCCATCGTCTAATTCTGACTACCAATTCCCCTCTGGTTATGCAATGACTAAGAAAGTACACATTTCCATGATTTTAAGGTATGGTTATTCACGTACCTAATATGAAAAATATACATTACAGAGATTGTGATCAATGACCATCTATTTCTTGTTTGGCAAAACTGGCTCGGGCAAAAGTTATATTGGAGAGCTGCTCAGTCAGCTAAACATCATCCATATCGATGGTGATAACCACATCACGCAAAAAATGCGTGACTGTCTAATCGAAGATGAACAAATGACCCCTGAGATGATTGATGAATTTGTCGATGTCTTGATTGATGTCATCAACACACAAAAAACAAAGACACCGAACGAGAGTTTTGTTATTTCACAAGCGATGTATCTCGACAAGCACCGCATCAAGTTATTAAACGCCATACCCGAGCTCACGTTTGTAATGATCGATGTCACACCTGTACTGCGGGCAAGCCGCATCACCAATCGATTTCGCAACCAGGAAAGCAAAGTAAGCCTGCGCTATGCCACCAGGATGGATACATTTTTTGAGTATCCTTCACATGAAACAATACGGCTTGAAAACAATCAAGGCTCAGATGAAACGCTTATAGAGCAGATCCGTGAAAAAATGCCGGCACTTTTTAACATGGAACCAAAAGAAGAATTAAACTCAGCCATACAATTTCAGTTTGCATAATTTCAGATCCATATGCAGATATTGTTGAAATAAAGAACGCATGCAGCAACTGTCTTGAAGCCAGGACTTAAGACAGTTTTGGGATTAGAGAATTTGAGCCTTTTAAAAAAGATATTGTAAACCAAGAGCGACGGTATAGTGTTTATTGGATAAACCTGCTGAGTCACCGAAATAACTGCGCTCACCCGTGTCATTGTCAATGATTTCAGTATCCGCTCTCCCATTAGAATAATGATTGTAAGAGGCCTCGACAAAAATTTTCGTGTTAGGTTTCAAAAAGTAGCCGGAATGAATCGTTGCCGCATAATATCTGGAGCTATTTCCTCGCTCATTGAATGTTAAGTTGCGGGCATAATGCTCATCATGATCTCGCGCTGAAACCCAATCGCTAAATTTTAAAAGAGCACCAAACTCAAAATTATTAACAAAATACTTCCCTGCCAAACCAACATAAGGAGTTCTAAATTTTTGTTGGTATCCAATTCCAGGTTGATCACTGCGAAAACAACCGGCATAGAGTCCTCCGTTATATTGATAACAGCCTCCAGTAGCTTTCCAGTCAAAGGAATTCCATTGATACCCAGTGGCCAGGCCTAACTTGTAATTTTGTTTTTGCATCAACCAGGCCCTTAGGCTCACATCTAACTCATTCGCATAATTGAGATACGTATCCTCATGATGAGACCAGTGAGTCCATGTCTCTTGATAAGGATTGAGCCAATCATAATCATCCATAGCAGCCTTATTTTTTACCAAGGTTGTCCAACCTCGACCATTCATGCTCAGCCAATCCAGGACATCATAATTTAATTCCCCTTTTATTATCGGAGCATTTTTTATGCGCCAATCCAGCTGGCTTAATTTGGTGTCTGTCTCTGGATGGTAAACATATTCATGAGCGTTACCTGACAGAATGCCGAGAGAAGAACTTAATGACAAACCATTAAAATGGTAATCCGCAGCATAAGTATGGAGTGAGAAAAGAAAGGATAAAGAGATTAGAGCCAACAAAACTATTTTATTTTTCATATTTTTTCCTAGTTAAGGCTGGCATTCCTTGCAGCAAAGTGACTTTAAAAAATCAATCGCATTATTGTGATCCATACTGATTATGTCAAGATCAATGTTAAAAAATATTAATCATTGAGGATTCTAATCAAGCAATATAATATCGCTCAGTTGAGAAAGCAGGCACAGCTATTGTGGCATTTTTGATCAACGAATCAAGTCGATTACGTGGTTGTTTTGGCAACCAGTTTTTGAGTATGGGCACCGGGTTTTCTGGATAATAGAGCAAAAACAAACACAAGCATGCTGAAAACTAATAAATACACCAAATCCCAATACTGGGGGAGGATATGCTTACCGCCATAATTACCAAAAAATGAGAAAATACCAAGGCCGAGAAGATAGAATATAAACCATAGCGCTTGTTTGCTATCAATCTCCCGATGTGTATTTTTTATAAGGCAATAGAGAAAAGAGCACACCACCCCCAGAACAGTGATCACCAATAACTTTCGCACACTGTGGAAGCCCGCCCAATACACGCCAACTGTACAAACATAAAATCCGATAAAGCCAATCAGGTTACTCATCTGCAAACGAAAAGGCCGCTTATAGTGTGGTAACTGATGACGCAAACAAACAAGTGCTACAGGCCCTATGGAATAGCTGATCATTAATATTGCTACAAGAAAAGCCGACATTTCCTGCCATCCGTGTAACACAAGCGACATGATAGCAGCGAGTAAGAAATTTACGCCTAAACAAACCCAGGGCACTTGATATCTGTTTTGTTTGGTAAGAATTTCAGGTGTAGGAACGACTGAGCCCATACTGCTTAGCATATGAGCTGCTGTGGTTGAATAGACAAGACCAGTTGAATATGGCGATATAAAAGCATCGACATACAACAAAACACTCAACCAAAGCATGCCGGCCAGCGCAGCCAGAGCGGCAAATGGTCCTGCGTCACCAGTGAAAGATAAATTCACCCACCCTTTTGCCAGCGCTTGTTCGCTAACACTGCCAATAAAGGACCATTGTAAACTTGTGTAAAGTAGCGTCACGAGCACTAGTGAACCACCTAAAATAAGTGGTATGTATTGTCCTGGTTTTTCCAGTTCACCCATCATGACAACCACTTGTCTAAATCCTAACAGGGAAAAAAGTACGCCTCCACTTGACATCGCAGCCATAACACCCTGCCAGCCATAAGGCATAAAACCACCATGCTGAAAAAAATTATCCGAGTGATAACTCATGGTTACCAAGCTTACAATAGTGAGAACAGGGATTATTACCTTCCAAACAGTAAATGCGGCATTAATGCGGGCAAACAAACCAATACCAAAATAATTAAACAAAACAAAACTCATTAATACAACCAGGGACAGCATATAACCTGCTGGCGTATTTCGATAGTGCAAAGCGTCATGAGATACCAGACCTGGAAGGTAATTACTGGCGTATTGAATGACACCTTGTGTTTCAATCACTGGCAAAATAGCCAGGGAAAACCAGGTCATGACATTCATAATAATGCCAGTCAAACGTCCATGAGTATATAAAGGCAAGCAAGCCAGGCTATCGGACTGGGGAAACATCGTACCTAATTCAGCGTAGGACAAGGCAACAAATAGAAGTAAAAAACCTGCCAGTGGCCAAGCGATAATGGCGGCAGGGCCAGCAAAATGAGCAGAATATAAAGAACCAAATAACCAGCCTGAGCCTACCATGCTGGTAATTGAAATCCAAAGTAAACTCAAAGCACTTAAATTTTTATTCATCTGATTTTCACATGTCCATATGATTTTGATGCAGACAAACAATTCGCCAGTCAGCAAAGTGAAATCTTATATTTTTGCATTGTAAATAGAAATATCATGACTACCAACCCTATAAGAGTCAAGTTTAACCAGGTATGTTAAGAATATCTTTCTGTATTAGGTAAAAAGAAAACCAGAACTTGAAACCGTTACTTTTTGATTTGTGATTGTCATTTTTTTGTCTGAAATCTCTCACTTTAAAATGTCTTTGCTTCGATTGCTTAGCTAACCACCCTTAAGCTATAGTTAGAACTTTAATTAATTATGATCTGTGACCAGGAGTGTCTATGGATGGAAAAGGTAAGAATGCAACAACAGGATGCCCGGTGATGCATGGCGGTATGACGTCCTCAGAAACATCCAACACGGCATGGTGGCCCAATGCCTTGAACCTGGATATATTGCATCAGCATGACACCAAGACAAATCCAATGGGAAAAGATTTCAACTATCGTGAAGAAGTCAAGAAACTGGATTTTGAGGCGCTCAAAAAGGATTTGCACGCTTTGATGACTGACAGCCAGCCATGGTGGCCTGCTGATTGGGGGCACTACGGTGGTTTAATGATTCGTATGTCCTGGCATGCTGCAGGTTCTTATCGTGTTGCGGATGGCCGCGGCGGTGCTGGTACAGGCAATCAACGCTTTGCTCCATTGAATTCCTGGCCTGACAATGTGAACCTGGATAAAGCACGTCGCTTATTATGGCCCATCAAGAAAACATATGGCAACAAGATTAGTTGGGCAGACTTGATTGTCCTGGCTGGCACCATCGCTTATGAGTCAATGGGACTAAAAACTTTCGGTTTTGGTTTTGGCCGCGAAGACATTTGGCATCCCGAAAAAGATGTTTATTGGGGTTCAGAACAAGAATGGTTAGGTGCCAAGCGTTACGATGGCAAAAGCCGTGAATCTCTGGAAAACCCGCTGGCGGCAGTACAAATGGGATTAATCTATGTAAACCCTGAAGGGGTGAATGGTCAACCTGATCCGCTACGTACTGCGCAGGATGTTCGTGTAACCTTCGGGCGCATGGCTATGAACGACGAGGAAACCGTTGCCCTGACTGCCGGAGGGCATACTGTTGGCAAATGTCACGGCAATGGCAATGCAAAACTTTTAGGCCCGGATCCCGAAGCCGCTGATGTTGAAGACCAAGGCCTTGGTTGGATTAACAAAACCACCAGAGGGGTAGGTCGTAATACCGTTTCAAGCGGTATTGAAGGCGCATGGACGACGCACCCTACCCAATGGGATAATGGCTACTTCTATTTATTGCTGAATTACGATTGGGAACTGAAAAAGAGCCCCGCTGGCGCCTGGCAATGGGAACCCATCCATATTAAGGAAGAGGATAAACCAGTAGATGTCGAAAACCCTGCCATTCGGCACAATCCAATCATGACCGACGCTGACATGGCAATGAAAATGGATCCTGCATATCGTAAAATTGCCGAGCGCTTTTACAAAGATCCCGACTATTTTGCAGAAGTTTTCGCACGAGCCTGGTTTAAACTGACCCATCGTGATATGGGGCCGAAGACGCGCTACATT
Above is a genomic segment from Legionella pneumophila subsp. pascullei containing:
- a CDS encoding cation-transporting P-type ATPase, yielding MEEQQHISAPSWHEQSVEKTLVALNTTERGISEQESKKRLEYYGFNRLPELKRKSIFLRFLLQFHNILIYVLIGAAVVTSLLQHWVDTAVIIAVVIINALMGFIQEGKAEKALDAIRKMLSPAAIVLRNGERSRIASEELVPGDIIFLEAGDKVPADIRLIKSHGLKVQEAILTGESIPVEKQIHPVPNNMVLSDRTCMAFSGTLVTNGQGKGIVVATGASTQIGHISGLLSKVESLTTPLVLQIGLFAKWLTLFILLIAALLLVYGYFIQHHPFAELFMVVVSLSVAAIPEGLPAVLSITLAIGVQTMAQRHTIVRRLPAIETLGSVSVICTDKTGTLTLNEMTVSSVLTSNHLFILDGIGYEPQGTITLNEQLIDNNEYPLLKKLARAAILCNNATLHNQEGNWTVEGDPMEGALLAFAGKTGLAMREENALWVRTDVIPFDARHRFMATLNHDHLKHAMIFVKGAPEQILKMCQNQQINQGEVQPLNDPYWKRQMEQVAARGQRLLAFAVKKTKPEHTVLEFANIKDGLTLLGMVGLIDPPRPEAIEAVAQCHTAGIRVKMITGDHASTALAIGRQIGLKNLDKVLTGIDLDKMNDAILKNAVLETDIFARTSPEHKLRLVMALQSHGMTVAMTGDGVNDAPALKRADAGIAMGKKGSEVAKEAAEFVLVDDNFASIVAAVREGRTVYDNLKKVISWTLPTNAGQTMTVILALLLGLSLPVTPIQILWINLITAVTLGIALAFEPTEEGTMHRPPRPRNEPLLTSSLVWHIILVSILFIWGIFGLYFYALDRGYSIELARTIALNTLVVLEIFHLFYIRNIYTTSLTWKAVQGTKVVWIAIIVVTVAQFAITYFPPLQTIFVTESVPFWDGVLIVLTGATFFAVIEIEKQLRLRLSVISPPSARENTHYSDKLL
- a CDS encoding APC family permease, which gives rise to MNKNLSALSLLWISITSMVGSGWLFGSLYSAHFAGPAAIIAWPLAGFLLLFVALSYAELGTMFPQSDSLACLPLYTHGRLTGIIMNVMTWFSLAILPVIETQGVIQYASNYLPGLVSHDALHYRNTPAGYMLSLVVLMSFVLFNYFGIGLFARINAAFTVWKVIIPVLTIVSLVTMSYHSDNFFQHGGFMPYGWQGVMAAMSSGGVLFSLLGFRQVVVMMGELEKPGQYIPLILGGSLVLVTLLYTSLQWSFIGSVSEQALAKGWVNLSFTGDAGPFAALAALAGMLWLSVLLYVDAFISPYSTGLVYSTTAAHMLSSMGSVVPTPEILTKQNRYQVPWVCLGVNFLLAAIMSLVLHGWQEMSAFLVAILMISYSIGPVALVCLRHQLPHYKRPFRLQMSNLIGFIGFYVCTVGVYWAGFHSVRKLLVITVLGVVCSFLYCLIKNTHREIDSKQALWFIFYLLGLGIFSFFGNYGGKHILPQYWDLVYLLVFSMLVFVFALLSRKPGAHTQKLVAKTTT
- the leo gene encoding omptin family outer membrane protease Leo, which encodes MKNKIVLLALISLSFLFSLHTYAADYHFNGLSLSSSLGILSGNAHEYVYHPETDTKLSQLDWRIKNAPIIKGELNYDVLDWLSMNGRGWTTLVKNKAAMDDYDWLNPYQETWTHWSHHEDTYLNYANELDVSLRAWLMQKQNYKLGLATGYQWNSFDWKATGGCYQYNGGLYAGCFRSDQPGIGYQQKFRTPYVGLAGKYFVNNFEFGALLKFSDWVSARDHDEHYARNLTFNERGNSSRYYAATIHSGYFLKPNTKIFVEASYNHYSNGRADTEIIDNDTGERSYFGDSAGLSNKHYTVALGLQYLF
- the katG gene encoding catalase/peroxidase HPI, with the protein product MDGKGKNATTGCPVMHGGMTSSETSNTAWWPNALNLDILHQHDTKTNPMGKDFNYREEVKKLDFEALKKDLHALMTDSQPWWPADWGHYGGLMIRMSWHAAGSYRVADGRGGAGTGNQRFAPLNSWPDNVNLDKARRLLWPIKKTYGNKISWADLIVLAGTIAYESMGLKTFGFGFGREDIWHPEKDVYWGSEQEWLGAKRYDGKSRESLENPLAAVQMGLIYVNPEGVNGQPDPLRTAQDVRVTFGRMAMNDEETVALTAGGHTVGKCHGNGNAKLLGPDPEAADVEDQGLGWINKTTRGVGRNTVSSGIEGAWTTHPTQWDNGYFYLLLNYDWELKKSPAGAWQWEPIHIKEEDKPVDVENPAIRHNPIMTDADMAMKMDPAYRKIAERFYKDPDYFAEVFARAWFKLTHRDMGPKTRYIGPDVPKEDLIWQDPVPAGNTSYDVAAVKEKIAASNLTIGEMISTAWDSARTFRGSDKRGGANGARIRLKPQKDWEGNEPKRLAKVLQVLEGIASDTGASVADVIILAGNVGIEKAAKAAGFEIIVPFAPGRGDATDDMTDADSFDVLEPLHDGYRNWLKKEYDVRSEELMLDRTQLMGLTAHEMTVLVGGMRVLGTNHNNTKHGVFTERVGALTNDFFVNLTDMANVWTPTNNNLYEIRDRKTGDIKWTATRVDLAFGSNSVLRSYAEVYAQDDNKEKFVQDFVAAWTKVMKADRFDLA